One genomic segment of Clostridium estertheticum subsp. estertheticum includes these proteins:
- the amrA gene encoding AmmeMemoRadiSam system protein A, with product MPHPPIIIPEVGRGEEKKIKNTYDACKEIGCEIADLKPEVIIMVTPHGTMFSDAIAVSFEPNITGSLKQFGAPEVSMNFEIDMDLTQEIMVRADKSNIPIVRATSSTLKQYGREYELDHGCLVPLYFAVNKYNHFKLVHITYGGLTPIELYKFGKLIEEAVRESNKEVVFIGSGDLSHHLKDEGPYEYNPYGEKFDKKIISLLKNGDVTGVFNIDPEMIQKAGECGLRSYYIMLGAMDGNDIVGELLSYEGTFGVGYAVMKFKLEKSGRDILSEIIKEKEKKYNERIKNEDVYVRLARESLTYYLAEANYMDVPSYVPCEMLNNKRGVFVSLKKFGVLRGCIGTIFPTSENIAEEIMKNAVSAGEGDPRFINVDSTELEDIIFSVDVLTNPIKALKEELNPKKYGVIVRSGKNSGLLLPDIEGVSTIDQQISIALNKAGILINEDYSIEKFEVIRHV from the coding sequence ATGCCACATCCCCCTATAATAATTCCAGAAGTGGGACGTGGAGAGGAAAAAAAGATAAAAAACACATATGATGCATGTAAGGAAATTGGGTGCGAAATAGCTGACTTAAAACCAGAAGTAATAATAATGGTTACACCACATGGTACTATGTTCTCGGATGCTATAGCAGTTTCTTTTGAACCAAATATTACAGGAAGTCTTAAGCAATTTGGAGCCCCAGAAGTTTCTATGAACTTTGAAATAGATATGGATCTTACTCAAGAAATTATGGTTAGGGCGGATAAAAGTAATATACCAATTGTAAGGGCAACAAGTAGCACTCTTAAACAATATGGTAGGGAATATGAATTAGACCATGGATGTTTAGTTCCACTGTATTTTGCTGTCAATAAATATAACCATTTTAAGCTTGTGCATATTACATATGGTGGGCTTACTCCTATTGAGTTATATAAATTTGGTAAACTAATAGAGGAGGCTGTACGCGAAAGCAATAAAGAAGTTGTGTTTATTGGTAGTGGTGATCTTTCACATCATCTTAAGGATGAAGGTCCATATGAATACAATCCATATGGAGAAAAATTTGATAAGAAGATAATAAGTTTACTTAAAAATGGAGATGTAACTGGAGTATTTAATATAGATCCTGAAATGATACAAAAGGCTGGAGAATGTGGCTTGAGATCTTATTATATAATGCTTGGGGCAATGGATGGTAACGACATAGTGGGAGAGCTTCTTTCCTATGAAGGTACCTTTGGAGTTGGATATGCGGTGATGAAATTTAAGCTTGAAAAAAGTGGCAGAGATATATTATCTGAAATAATTAAAGAAAAGGAAAAAAAATATAATGAAAGAATAAAAAATGAGGATGTTTATGTACGCCTTGCTAGAGAAAGTCTTACTTATTATCTAGCAGAGGCTAATTATATGGATGTACCAAGTTATGTGCCTTGCGAAATGTTAAATAACAAAAGAGGCGTTTTTGTATCTCTTAAAAAATTTGGAGTATTAAGAGGGTGCATAGGCACCATTTTTCCAACATCAGAAAATATTGCAGAGGAAATAATGAAAAATGCGGTTTCTGCAGGAGAAGGTGACCCAAGGTTTATTAACGTAGATTCCACAGAACTTGAAGATATTATATTTTCAGTAGATGTTCTGACAAATCCTATAAAAGCTTTAAAAGAAGAGCTAAACCCTAAAAAATATGGAGTAATTGTTAGGAGTGGAAAAAATAGTGGATTGTTATTACCAGATATTGAGGGTGTTTCCACCATAGATCAGCAAATAAGCATTGCGCTTAATAAAGCTGGAATTTTAATAAATGAGGATTATTCTATAGAAAAGTTTGAGGTTATTCGTCATGTTTAG
- the amrS gene encoding AmmeMemoRadiSam system radical SAM enzyme, producing MEKEALFYEKEVGYVNCKLCPHNCFIIDGAFGKCNVRVNHEGKLYTTNYGEITSMAQEPIEKKPLYHFKPGSNILSVGSFGCNFSCEFCQNHTISQGRARSEYLPPEKLVEVCKGLEDNIGVAFTYNEPSIWYEYVYQSSKLLKENIKNINIVLVTNGYINEEPIKKLLPYVDAMNIDLKSFNNDYYKGACGGSISPVLSTIRMASKECHVEVTTLLVNGENDSEFEVKEIASFIASLDKNIPLHLSRYFPSYKMRKPATNIDVMIEDRKIAKQYLNYVYMGNVTNNDNSTYCPKCGHKIIEREGYHINVNICNGLCPKCGYKINIVC from the coding sequence ATGGAAAAAGAGGCTTTATTTTATGAAAAAGAAGTAGGGTATGTAAACTGTAAACTCTGCCCCCATAACTGCTTTATTATCGACGGTGCATTTGGAAAATGTAATGTGCGGGTAAATCACGAGGGAAAACTTTACACAACAAATTACGGAGAAATAACCTCTATGGCGCAAGAACCCATAGAAAAAAAGCCATTGTATCACTTTAAACCGGGTAGCAATATCTTATCAGTTGGGAGTTTTGGATGTAATTTTAGTTGTGAATTTTGTCAGAATCATACAATATCACAAGGTAGGGCAAGAAGTGAATATTTACCTCCAGAAAAATTAGTGGAAGTTTGCAAAGGACTTGAAGACAATATTGGAGTGGCATTTACATATAATGAACCTTCCATCTGGTATGAATATGTATACCAGTCATCAAAGCTATTAAAAGAGAATATTAAAAACATAAATATAGTGCTAGTAACAAATGGATATATAAATGAAGAACCTATAAAGAAACTTCTTCCTTATGTGGATGCTATGAATATAGATTTAAAATCATTTAACAACGATTATTATAAAGGAGCATGTGGAGGGAGTATTTCGCCAGTACTTAGTACTATAAGGATGGCATCAAAAGAATGTCATGTAGAGGTAACTACACTGCTTGTAAATGGTGAAAACGATTCTGAATTTGAGGTTAAGGAAATTGCAAGTTTTATAGCTTCATTAGATAAAAATATTCCACTTCATTTATCAAGATATTTTCCTAGCTATAAAATGAGAAAACCTGCGACAAACATTGATGTAATGATTGAAGATAGAAAGATAGCAAAGCAATATCTAAATTATGTGTATATGGGTAATGTTACTAATAATGATAACTCAACATACTGTCCAAAGTGCGGTCATAAAATTATAGAAAGAGAAGGATATCATATTAATGTTAATATTTGTAATGGTTTATGCCCAAAGTGTGGTTACAAAATAAATATTGTGTGCTAA
- the nadE gene encoding NAD(+) synthase: protein MDKTKQDEIMSEFGIPCPLQDESDEKYAHRMIEETCTFLKKYAQLAGKKGYVCNLTGGVDSFVTSMLIKKSGLELINLSLPFGINPDIEELEIEKHVIQPDVFRTYDITGPVNESLDLLHNLPSSKVDIGNTKSRIRMTVIYRIAEVYDVLVAGCTNVAELTLGMVTKFGDDAADVKPLAGITKGIIYEMAKIFNAPKSIIDKVSTSGMWDNKSNLEEVTELNHQVCMYLRGEEISNEYEAKILKLYNVSKHKRHLPVSTKDTWWVE from the coding sequence ATGGATAAAACTAAACAAGATGAGATAATGAGTGAATTTGGTATACCTTGTCCTCTTCAAGATGAGTCGGACGAAAAATATGCACATAGAATGATAGAGGAAACTTGTACTTTTTTAAAAAAATATGCGCAGCTTGCTGGTAAAAAAGGGTACGTATGTAATCTAACAGGTGGAGTAGACAGTTTTGTTACTAGTATGCTTATCAAAAAATCAGGACTTGAGCTAATCAATTTATCGCTTCCTTTTGGAATTAATCCAGATATAGAGGAATTAGAAATTGAGAAGCATGTAATACAACCTGATGTATTTAGAACTTATGATATAACAGGACCTGTAAATGAATCACTTGATCTTCTCCATAATTTGCCTTCATCTAAAGTAGATATAGGGAATACAAAATCTAGAATAAGAATGACAGTTATATATAGAATAGCTGAAGTTTATGATGTTTTAGTTGCAGGTTGCACAAATGTTGCTGAATTAACTCTAGGAATGGTAACAAAGTTTGGTGATGATGCTGCAGATGTAAAACCACTTGCTGGAATAACAAAAGGTATAATTTATGAAATGGCTAAAATATTTAATGCTCCTAAATCTATAATTGATAAGGTATCTACAAGCGGAATGTGGGATAATAAATCAAATTTAGAAGAAGTAACAGAATTAAATCATCAAGTTTGTATGTATTTAAGAGGTGAAGAAATTTCTAATGAATATGAGGCAAAGATATTGAAGTTATACAATGTATCTAAACACAAAAGGCATTTACCAGTTTCAACAAAAGATACTTGGTGGGTAGAATAA
- a CDS encoding HEAT repeat domain-containing protein: MIDINDKLEVNNKITILLENLKTSDDKQRSAIINKLSLDYNNAIPLLWSKIITEDDPRTLLSVMRDILKKEKPKGMFKRTIGNSKEKLIAFLSHPDPKVRKNVCGVIGELADPAYLEGLYNAYNAEEKLFVRYSYVLAIGNCGSAIDAEKLKEMFEEVVHNEQISKDNNSLITTNKHINEEKLALTRAIDKLSPTARHEFKGFNTPVPMLLTIMNYQYQLTLAELDEKLIEGRLINDGILICENDLDKIYSCRTFYELLYPLGDCSDVLFDYKIIAAEIMNADIVGFLNDCHDNESNSPFGYRIEFKTMDSNRDRSDFVKNLSRELDAISSGTLRNSPSSYEVEIRILEKDNLCNVYIKLYSFKDDRFNYRKNDLATSINPVTAAIVIKSIEQWLEPNAKVIDPFCGAGTMLIERSKLEQFESLTGIDIFRTAITAATINSKLANVDIELIADDTLEFIPYTLYDELITNMPFDNKSTTHNKYADLYNSFIAKIPKLVKSNGMAFVYTIEKELFRDILLDNDQLELLKEIKIESGRLTPHVFVLRVK; the protein is encoded by the coding sequence ATGATAGATATAAATGATAAATTAGAAGTAAATAATAAAATTACAATTTTATTAGAAAATTTAAAAACTTCAGATGATAAACAGAGATCCGCTATAATAAACAAACTATCTCTTGATTATAATAATGCCATTCCATTGTTATGGTCAAAAATAATAACTGAGGATGACCCTAGGACATTACTATCCGTTATGAGGGATATTTTGAAAAAGGAAAAACCAAAGGGAATGTTTAAAAGAACTATCGGGAATTCAAAGGAAAAGCTCATTGCTTTTCTTTCACATCCTGATCCTAAAGTTCGAAAAAATGTATGTGGTGTCATAGGTGAACTCGCAGACCCTGCATATTTAGAAGGCTTATATAACGCCTATAACGCCGAAGAAAAACTCTTTGTGAGATATTCATATGTACTTGCGATAGGTAACTGTGGCAGCGCCATTGATGCAGAAAAGCTAAAGGAAATGTTTGAGGAAGTAGTCCATAACGAGCAAATTTCAAAAGATAATAACTCACTGATTACAACTAATAAACATATTAATGAAGAAAAATTAGCACTTACAAGAGCAATAGATAAATTATCTCCAACTGCACGCCATGAATTTAAAGGATTTAATACTCCTGTACCAATGCTACTCACAATTATGAATTATCAATATCAGCTTACTTTAGCTGAACTTGATGAAAAGTTAATCGAAGGTAGACTTATTAATGATGGTATACTTATATGTGAAAATGATTTAGATAAGATTTATAGTTGCAGGACCTTTTATGAACTTTTATATCCTTTAGGTGATTGCTCTGACGTGTTGTTTGATTATAAGATAATTGCAGCTGAAATTATGAATGCAGATATTGTAGGCTTTTTAAATGATTGTCACGATAATGAATCGAATTCTCCTTTTGGATACAGAATTGAATTTAAAACTATGGACTCCAACAGAGATAGATCCGATTTTGTAAAAAATTTATCTAGGGAGTTAGATGCAATCTCCTCTGGAACTTTAAGAAATAGCCCTTCCTCATATGAAGTTGAAATTAGAATACTTGAAAAAGATAATCTTTGTAATGTATATATTAAGTTATATTCCTTTAAAGATGATAGATTTAATTATAGAAAAAATGACCTAGCTACATCTATAAATCCAGTAACTGCAGCTATTGTAATAAAATCCATAGAGCAATGGCTAGAACCTAATGCTAAAGTTATAGATCCATTTTGCGGCGCAGGAACAATGCTTATAGAAAGGTCTAAATTAGAACAATTCGAGTCTTTAACAGGAATTGATATATTTAGAACCGCTATAACAGCTGCAACAATAAATTCTAAGTTAGCTAATGTAGACATAGAACTTATTGCTGATGACACATTAGAATTTATTCCTTATACTCTATATGATGAGCTTATAACAAATATGCCTTTTGACAATAAATCTACCACACATAACAAGTATGCAGACTTATATAATTCATTTATAGCTAAAATTCCGAAGCTAGTTAAATCAAACGGAATGGCATTTGTGTACACAATAGAAAAGGAATTGTTTAGAGATATCTTATTAGATAATGATCAACTTGAATTACTTAAAGAAATAAAGATTGAAAGCGGTAGACTTACACCTCATGTTTTTGTTCTACGAGTAAAATAA
- a CDS encoding nitroreductase family protein, producing MNETLKNIRNRRSTRAFLPEQINGAHLTEIIDAGIYAPSANNQQPWHFTVIQRKDIIDRLSDAFKEIAKDSDNEYIRRFSDNEKFHVFYNAPTVVLVSGDINIKSAPVDCGIATQNMLIAAESLEIGSCWVGLIAILLNSEKGKDFIKELEIPEGFKQIHAFCLGYKKIEVTNAPKRKENNVNYIK from the coding sequence ATGAATGAAACTTTGAAAAATATAAGAAATAGAAGAAGTACAAGAGCATTTTTACCAGAACAAATTAATGGTGCACACTTAACAGAGATAATAGATGCGGGCATATATGCACCAAGTGCTAATAATCAGCAACCATGGCATTTTACCGTAATACAAAGAAAAGACATTATCGACAGATTAAGCGATGCTTTTAAAGAAATTGCAAAAGACTCTGATAATGAGTATATTAGAAGATTTTCTGATAATGAAAAGTTCCATGTATTTTATAATGCACCAACAGTAGTATTAGTATCTGGGGACATAAATATTAAGTCTGCTCCAGTAGATTGTGGTATTGCTACACAGAATATGCTAATAGCTGCGGAATCATTAGAAATTGGTTCTTGCTGGGTTGGTCTTATTGCTATTCTATTAAATAGTGAAAAAGGTAAAGACTTCATTAAAGAGCTTGAAATTCCAGAAGGATTTAAACAAATACATGCATTTTGCCTAGGGTATAAAAAAATTGAAGTAACTAATGCACCGAAAAGAAAAGAAAATAATGTAAATTATATAAAATAA
- a CDS encoding CorA family divalent cation transporter, protein MKNLMDKVFEIRSDLLKLRRIISQMRDLVYRALNSTHLEEVNNKRVYFVDVYDHILRLSEMIESSQAITSEIRDSFVSLNSHKMNTIMMILTVISSIFIPLTFIVGIYGMNFDYMPELHFRYSYFIIMSILLLIGIGMSCWFKRRGWLNLK, encoded by the coding sequence TTGAAGAACTTAATGGATAAAGTTTTTGAAATACGTTCAGATTTACTTAAACTTCGCCGAATTATAAGCCAAATGAGAGACCTGGTTTATAGAGCTCTGAACTCAACTCATCTAGAAGAGGTGAACAATAAGCGTGTTTATTTTGTTGATGTTTATGATCATATTCTAAGACTTTCTGAAATGATCGAATCAAGTCAGGCGATAACTTCTGAAATAAGAGATAGTTTTGTATCACTTAATTCTCACAAAATGAACACTATAATGATGATTTTGACAGTTATCTCTTCAATTTTTATTCCACTTACCTTCATTGTAGGTATATATGGCATGAATTTTGATTATATGCCAGAACTTCACTTTCGCTACAGCTACTTTATTATTATGAGTATACTATTACTTATAGGCATCGGTATGTCCTGTTGGTTTAAACGTAGAGGGTGGCTAAATCTTAAATAG
- a CDS encoding FAD:protein FMN transferase: protein MKRNICMIGICILLFAIPITAWLISDRANKQLYEDTFISMDTPMKLSANGPKAKIIVNESKKKVDELNEMASPTIATSDVSKINKAAGKNYVKVHPEIIKMLVSSQKYSKISNGVWDISVGPLANLWAIGTDKAKKPSDIDIKTKLPLIDYNKIKINEKDNSVMLMETGMAIDLGGIAKGFAVDEVDKIYKKYNAQNGLIDLGSSSIYGIGKNGKNSPWSIGIKHPRSDGSDKYIGIIKISNQGISTSGDYQRYFIQNGKRYHHIISPSTGYPVDNGVMSVTVVVDGSVPDNGMLADILSLTVFGLGPDKGIKLINSMPNVSCIVTTTNFKIYKSSGFKDKIINLNEDFKFVN, encoded by the coding sequence ATGAAAAGAAATATTTGTATGATAGGTATATGTATATTATTATTTGCTATACCTATTACTGCGTGGCTAATTAGCGATAGGGCTAATAAACAATTATATGAGGATACTTTTATATCAATGGATACACCTATGAAATTAAGTGCCAATGGGCCAAAGGCAAAAATCATAGTTAATGAAAGCAAGAAAAAAGTGGATGAGCTTAATGAGATGGCAAGTCCTACGATAGCTACTAGCGATGTTAGTAAAATAAATAAAGCGGCAGGGAAAAATTATGTAAAGGTTCATCCAGAGATAATCAAAATGTTAGTGTCGTCTCAAAAATATTCAAAAATAAGTAATGGTGTGTGGGATATATCTGTTGGACCTCTTGCGAATCTATGGGCTATAGGTACAGATAAAGCAAAAAAGCCTTCGGATATAGATATTAAAACAAAACTACCACTTATAGATTACAATAAAATTAAGATTAATGAAAAAGATAATAGTGTTATGCTTATGGAGACTGGTATGGCTATAGATTTAGGGGGAATTGCAAAAGGCTTTGCTGTTGACGAGGTAGATAAAATATATAAAAAGTATAATGCCCAAAATGGGCTTATAGATTTGGGTTCAAGTTCTATATATGGTATTGGTAAAAATGGAAAGAATAGTCCATGGTCAATTGGTATTAAACACCCAAGAAGCGATGGTAGTGATAAATACATTGGTATTATTAAAATTTCAAATCAAGGAATATCTACATCAGGTGACTACCAACGATACTTTATTCAAAATGGAAAAAGATATCATCACATAATTAGTCCATCCACAGGATACCCGGTAGATAATGGTGTAATGAGTGTTACAGTTGTTGTTGATGGTAGTGTGCCAGATAATGGAATGCTTGCAGATATTTTATCTTTAACTGTTTTTGGTCTGGGTCCAGATAAAGGTATTAAGCTTATTAATAGTATGCCAAATGTATCATGTATAGTTACTACAACAAATTTTAAAATTTACAAGTCATCGGGTTTTAAGGATAAGATAATAAATTTAAATGAAGATTTCAAATTTGTTAATTAA
- a CDS encoding DUF445 domain-containing protein produces MMKNKKIADLSVALLISLVIIINLVKINFGSTEYLEMLSFIIEAALVGAIADWFAITALFKEPFLVGKIPIIASHTAIISKNRIIIVNAVANMVQNELLSEKILKNKIEEINIADRLIEFIDKNIKIKSQLYEKLIDFFIEKLVNIDSLKLALSLESNLKQKIEPIEISVYIDKAITFGVQSDEFKEIFNIILDNVIEYINREEAIEILNVFANEILKKESNNVFMKKIIGILESVNAINTSDITRSILKQANNLLINLKDEDDVLRLEIIEQIKQLLEKANTDDYVKLGINEWKIRIIKEISLKGYLNIIIQNVIAIISEKQVYLNNNYLNDSDKFEKGLLAKQDVISIISWIRTELQKSFNNIKNDSNNKKTMDDFIKKSIFKFIESKYQNVGDIVKQVLNNMDDNSLNNFVIKKAGNELHGIRINGCVVGALFGGFVFALTHLIYDFILPNIKF; encoded by the coding sequence ATGATGAAAAATAAAAAAATAGCAGATTTATCAGTTGCCTTACTAATATCATTAGTTATAATAATTAATCTTGTTAAAATAAATTTTGGAAGTACTGAATATTTGGAAATGTTAAGTTTTATAATTGAAGCAGCACTTGTTGGTGCTATTGCTGATTGGTTTGCTATAACTGCGTTATTTAAGGAACCATTTTTAGTAGGAAAGATACCTATAATCGCGTCTCATACCGCTATAATATCTAAGAATAGAATAATTATAGTAAATGCCGTAGCTAACATGGTTCAAAATGAATTGTTAAGTGAAAAAATATTAAAAAATAAAATAGAAGAAATTAATATAGCTGATAGATTAATTGAATTTATTGATAAAAATATAAAAATAAAAAGTCAATTATATGAAAAACTAATAGACTTTTTCATAGAAAAACTAGTCAATATAGATAGCCTAAAATTGGCTTTATCTTTAGAAAGCAATCTAAAACAAAAAATTGAACCCATAGAAATATCGGTTTATATAGATAAAGCTATCACATTTGGAGTACAAAGTGACGAATTCAAAGAAATATTTAACATAATATTAGACAATGTAATTGAATATATAAATCGTGAAGAAGCAATTGAGATTTTAAATGTCTTTGCCAATGAAATATTAAAAAAAGAATCTAACAATGTTTTTATGAAAAAAATCATAGGTATTTTAGAATCCGTTAATGCAATAAATACTTCCGATATAACAAGATCAATTCTTAAACAAGCTAATAACCTTCTTATAAATTTAAAAGATGAAGATGATGTATTAAGATTAGAAATAATTGAGCAAATAAAACAATTACTTGAAAAAGCGAATACAGACGACTATGTTAAACTTGGCATAAATGAATGGAAGATAAGAATAATTAAAGAAATCTCACTAAAGGGTTATTTAAATATAATTATACAAAATGTTATAGCGATTATTTCTGAAAAACAAGTTTATTTAAACAATAATTATCTAAATGACTCTGATAAATTCGAAAAAGGTTTGTTAGCGAAACAAGATGTTATATCTATAATTTCATGGATAAGAACTGAATTACAGAAAAGCTTTAACAATATAAAAAATGACAGTAATAATAAAAAAACTATGGATGATTTTATTAAAAAATCAATATTTAAATTTATTGAATCCAAATATCAAAATGTAGGAGATATAGTTAAGCAAGTATTAAATAATATGGATGACAATTCCTTAAATAATTTTGTAATCAAAAAGGCTGGAAATGAACTTCATGGAATTCGAATAAACGGTTGCGTTGTAGGTGCATTATTCGGTGGATTTGTTTTTGCCCTAACCCATTTAATTTATGATTTTATATTACCAAATATTAAATTTTAA